One part of the Aphis gossypii isolate Hap1 unplaced genomic scaffold, ASM2018417v2 Contig00749, whole genome shotgun sequence genome encodes these proteins:
- the LOC126555207 gene encoding death-associated inhibitor of apoptosis 2-like, which translates to MNLQKFSNDFPSLVYLVRNNSYPVHSDYTTFMSRLKTYNSYPSTSCQNKYSLAESGLKYTGVGDIVECFFCGLVLQKWSNDDIPWVEHAKWNPKCIFVLLCKGNEFIENVKNEYVKASHVCDCKSKSNDITC; encoded by the coding sequence ATGAATTTACAGAAATTTTCCAACGATTTTCCAtctttagtttatttagtaAGAAATAATTCATATCCAGTACATTCAGATTATACCACATTTATGTcaagattaaaaacatataactcATATCCATCTACTTcatgtcaaaataaatattcgttaGCTGAAtctggtttaaaatataccgGTGTAGGTGATATAGTTGAATGTTTTTTCTGTGGACTTGTCTTACAAAAATGGTCAAACGATGATATACCATGGGTCGAACACGCAAAATGGAAtcctaaatgtatatttgtattactatgtaaaggaaatgaatttatagaaaatgtaaaaaacgaATATGTAAAAGCTAGCCATGTTTGTGATTGTAAGTCTAAATCAAATGATATTACTTGTTAG